The DNA window GGACCGGGAGCGCTCCTCGGCGCACGGCCAGGCCACCGCGGCGCTGGTCGGCCCGGCCTTCCACGCGCTCGCCGACCGGATGGCCACGCTGGCCCGGGACGTCCCGCTCACCCCGGCCGCCGAGCGGCCCTGCCGGCAGGTGCTGCCGGGCCTGGCCGAGGACGCCTACGAGGGGTTCGTGCGCCGGATCGAGGAGCTGCCGGCTCCGCTGGCCTCCGAGGACGCCGCCGGCGACGCCGCCTGGCTGGCCGCCGAGGACGCGGCCCGGGCCGCGCTGCACACCGGCGAGCTGTGCCGGCCCGCCGGTACGATGATCGCCGGCGACGACCCCGCGGACCTGCTGGTCCGGCTGGGCCGGATCGTCGAGGCGCTCGGCGAGCAGCGCGACGCGGTCCTGGCCGCAGCGTGCGTCCATCGGGCGGCCGACACGCCGCGCATAGCCGCCTCGACCGGCTATGTACTGGGAAGACTGCACGAGGAACAACGCCTGGCCGTGCTCCGGGCCCGGAGCACCGCGCCGCTGGCGGTACAAGAGAGGTCCGCACACTGATGAACGCCGACGCCGACGCCGCCGCCGGGGAATCGCCCGCGATCCGGGTCCGGGCCGCCGGCTGCGTCCTGTGGCGCCCCGGCCGCACCGGGCCCGAGGTGGCGCTGATCCACCGGCCGCGCTACGACGACTGGTCCTTCCCGAAGGGCAAGCTCGACCACGGCGAGGGCTACGTGCAGGCGGCGGTCCGCGAGGTGCGCGAGGAGACCGGGTACCCGGTGGTCCTCGGGCGGCGGCTGCCGACGCAGGTGTACGACGTCTCGTTCGGCGGCCCGGCGCGCATGAAGCGGGTGAAGTACTGGGCCGCGCAGGCCGCCGTGGACGCCGACTTCGAGCCGAACTCCGAGGTGGACCGGCTGGACTGGCTGGACCTGCCGGCCGCGCTGGCCCGGCTGACCCGGCAGACCGACCGCGACCTGCTGCGGGCCTTCGCCGCGGCGCCGGTGGACACCGTTCCGGTGATGCTGCTGCGGCACGCCGAGGCGGTGCCGCGCAAGCGCTGGGACGGCGCCGAGCAGGAGCGTCCGCTGACCGCCGAGGGCCGGGTCGAGGCCCGGGAGCTGGTTCCGGTGCTGGCCGCGTACGGGGACGCGGCGCTGGTGGCCTCGCCGTACGTGCGGTGCGTCACGACCCTCCGGCCGACCGCCGAGTCCGCCGGCACCGAGCTGGCCCAGGACAGCGCGCTCGGCGAGGACGAGGACCCGGACGCCGGACGCGCCTGGCTGCGGCAGGTCCTGAAGTCGGGACACGCGACCGTCGGCTGCACGCACCGGCCGGTGCTGCCCGAACTGCTCGCCGAGAGCCCGCTCGGGCAGGCGGTGCACTCCGGGCGCCGGGCCCTGGCGCCCGCCGAGGCCTGGGTGCTGCACGTCCGCGAGGGCGGCGTGGTGGCGGTGGACCGGCTCAAGGCCTGAGATTTTTCCGCGAGGACAGCACCGAGCGTGTGTTGTCAACGTCGCGGCGGTCGTTTTCCGTGCCGGACCACAGATTTCCCAGGGTGGACCGCAGATGCGCGCCCGGCCGTGCACCGCCGTTCGGGTGAGGTTTGCGAAAACCCTCCGTGGCGACACATTTACCGGCCCTGGCCAGGGCATCCAGACCCCGAGCGCCCGGGACCGTTCACCCCCCGTTCACCTTCACCCGTCCATCGATTCACCTGGCCTCCCTAGCTTCGTCGTTGACAGCGCATGCAAAGACTTCCGATGATTCGAAGGGACTTCCCGGTGAAGATCCACGCTGGTTTCAATGGGCGCAGTGCCGCGGTCGGCGCCGGAGTTCTGGCTCTCGCCATGGCCGGCCTGACGGCCTGTGGTTCTGACAACAACTCCTCGTCGTCGAGCTCGGGCGGTTCCTCGTCCACCACGTCGGCGGCCGGGGGCGGCAGCACCTCGAGCTCCTCCGGTTCCTCCTCGGCCGGCGGCGGCGCCATCACCTGCGCCAACGGCACGCTTTCCGGCCAGGGGTCGACGGCTCAGAACACCGCGATCGTGAAGTTCATCAAGGACTTCCAGACCAAGTGCGGCAACAGCACGAACATCAGCTACAACGGCACCGGCTCCGGCCCGGGCGTGACGGCGTTCATCCAGAAGCAGGCCGACTTCGCCGGCTCGGACTACCCGCTGAACGCCACCCAGCAGCCGCAGGCGGACGCCCGCTGCACCGGGGGCAAGGCGCTGTCCGTGGGCACCGTCCCCGGCATCATCTCGGTGATGTACAACGTCCCGGGCGTGACCAAGCTGAACCTGTCGGCGTCGAACCTGGGCAAGATCTTCAACGGCAAGATCACCAAGTGGAACGACCCGGCCATCGTCGCCGACAACGCCGGCGTGACGCTGCCCGACCTGGCGATCCAGACCTTCCACCGGTCGGACGCCTCGGGCACCTCGTTCAACTTCTCGAACTACCTGAACAAGACCGCCCCGACCGACTTCCCGACCGCGGCGAACAAGCAGTGGCCGGTCGCCTCCGGGCAGTCCGCGCAGGGTTCCAAGGGCGTCGCGCAGGCCGTGAAGAGCACCTCCGGCGCGATCGGCTACGCCGAGGTGTCCTACGCCACCTCGAACAACCTGCCCACCGCCAACGTCGGCAACGCGGCCGGCAAGTT is part of the Catenulispora sp. EB89 genome and encodes:
- a CDS encoding CHAD domain-containing protein, which gives rise to MDAATQRAMAGFGTATPDGPAGLAVRGYLAEQSRAFLTHSALPVQQPAAVRLRAACLRVATALAACRELVDAAWADELGRELRGTAVVLGAERDADAVRPRLLAPLDQWIAEGRYPDGGAARTRTLLTRMLDRERSSAHGQATAALVGPAFHALADRMATLARDVPLTPAAERPCRQVLPGLAEDAYEGFVRRIEELPAPLASEDAAGDAAWLAAEDAARAALHTGELCRPAGTMIAGDDPADLLVRLGRIVEALGEQRDAVLAAACVHRAADTPRIAASTGYVLGRLHEEQRLAVLRARSTAPLAVQERSAH
- a CDS encoding NUDIX domain-containing protein, with product MNADADAAAGESPAIRVRAAGCVLWRPGRTGPEVALIHRPRYDDWSFPKGKLDHGEGYVQAAVREVREETGYPVVLGRRLPTQVYDVSFGGPARMKRVKYWAAQAAVDADFEPNSEVDRLDWLDLPAALARLTRQTDRDLLRAFAAAPVDTVPVMLLRHAEAVPRKRWDGAEQERPLTAEGRVEARELVPVLAAYGDAALVASPYVRCVTTLRPTAESAGTELAQDSALGEDEDPDAGRAWLRQVLKSGHATVGCTHRPVLPELLAESPLGQAVHSGRRALAPAEAWVLHVREGGVVAVDRLKA
- the pstS gene encoding phosphate ABC transporter substrate-binding protein PstS, with the translated sequence MKIHAGFNGRSAAVGAGVLALAMAGLTACGSDNNSSSSSSGGSSSTTSAAGGGSTSSSSGSSSAGGGAITCANGTLSGQGSTAQNTAIVKFIKDFQTKCGNSTNISYNGTGSGPGVTAFIQKQADFAGSDYPLNATQQPQADARCTGGKALSVGTVPGIISVMYNVPGVTKLNLSASNLGKIFNGKITKWNDPAIVADNAGVTLPDLAIQTFHRSDASGTSFNFSNYLNKTAPTDFPTAANKQWPVASGQSAQGSKGVAQAVKSTSGAIGYAEVSYATSNNLPTANVGNAAGKFVPLTATNAANFISKAKVDTTGGNYLFNFDYTYASDDAYPAVLVTYEIVCSAGNDSGKLPLLKNFLAYTAGSGAQSQLEGLGYVALTSDQQTAVGAVFNGLS